TCACGCCGCGGCCGAGGTAGAGGAAATTGTTGTGATGCGCGTACGCCCTGGCGATCGAGCGGATCGCATCGGCGTTGGCCAGGATGCGCTCCATCTTGTCGGGAATGGTCGAGAGCTCGCGCGTGAGCTCGGCGCCCAGCTCGGGCGAGAGCTCGCCCAGGCGTCCGAGATACAGCGTCAGCAGCGCGAGCGCGGCCACCTGCGACGTGAACGCCTTGGTCGAGGCGACGCCGATCTCGGGGCCGGCGTGAATGTAGACGCCGCCGTCCGACTCGCGCGCGATGGTGGAGCCCACGACGTTGCAGATCCCCAGCACCCGCGCGCCCTTCCGCTTCGCCTCGCGCATCGCGGCCAGCGTGTCGGCGGTCTCCCCCGACTGGGAGACGGCGAGCACGACCGTGCCGGGGCGGAGGATGGGGTTGCGGTAGCGGAACTCGGAGGCGTACTCCACCTCGACGGGAATCCGGGCCAGCTCTTCGATCAGGTATTCCCCGATCAGGCCGGAGTGCCACGACGTGCCGCACGCCAGGATCACGACGCGCTCGATCTGGCGCAGCTCGCGCTCGCTCATGTTGAGGCCGCCGAGCCGCGCGCTCCCCTCGGCGACCATGAGGCGGCCGCGCAACCCGTTCCGGAGCGACTGCGGCTGCTCGAAGATCTCCTTGAGCATGAAGTGGTCGTAGCCCGCCTTCTCGATCTGCTCGAGATCCCAGTCCACGGTCTCGACCTTCTTCGACACCGCGACTTCGCCGACGGTCGTGGTCTTGACCCCGTCGGGGGTCAGGACGACCATCTCCTCGTCGTCGAGGTAGACCACCTGGTTCGTGTGGCGGATCACCGCGGAGACGTCCGAGGCGAGGATGTACTGGTTGTTGTCGCAGACCCCCACGACGAGCGGGCTCCCGTGGCGCGCGCCGACGATCTTGCGCGGCTCGTCGGAGCAGATCGCCGCGATGCCGTAGGTGCCGGTCAAAAGACGCAGCGCCTGCGCCACCGCCTTCTCCAGATTTCCCTGATAGAACTTCTCGATCAGGTGGGCGATGACCTCGGTGTCGGTGTCGGTCGTGAACCGGTGCCCCTCGCCCTCGAGGGCGCGCTTCAGCGTGGCGTAGTTCTCGATGATCCCGTTGTGGACCACCGCGATCTTGCCCTTGCAGTCGGTGTGGGGATGGGCGTTCTTGGTGTTGGGCTCGCCGTGCGTCGCCCAGCGCGTGTGCGCGATGCCGAGCGTGCCGTGGCTGGGGTCCTCGCCGAGGAGTCCCTCGAGCACGCTGATCTTCCCTGCCGCTTTCTGGATCTTGATCCCGCCGCCGTTCAGGATGGCGACGCCGGCCGAGTCATAGCCGCGATACTCGAGGCGGCGAAGGCCCTCGAGGAGGATGGGAAGCGACTCCTGATCTCCGACGTACCCGACGATGCCGCACATGGAAGAACCCCTTCTACCCGCGAACCGTGGCGGGCGCGGGTTGGGACTTCGCCGCGGCCTCGGCGGCACGCGCGGCGAGCGCGTCCGCGCGTTCCTGA
The window above is part of the Candidatus Binatia bacterium genome. Proteins encoded here:
- the glmS gene encoding glutamine--fructose-6-phosphate transaminase (isomerizing); protein product: MCGIVGYVGDQESLPILLEGLRRLEYRGYDSAGVAILNGGGIKIQKAAGKISVLEGLLGEDPSHGTLGIAHTRWATHGEPNTKNAHPHTDCKGKIAVVHNGIIENYATLKRALEGEGHRFTTDTDTEVIAHLIEKFYQGNLEKAVAQALRLLTGTYGIAAICSDEPRKIVGARHGSPLVVGVCDNNQYILASDVSAVIRHTNQVVYLDDEEMVVLTPDGVKTTTVGEVAVSKKVETVDWDLEQIEKAGYDHFMLKEIFEQPQSLRNGLRGRLMVAEGSARLGGLNMSERELRQIERVVILACGTSWHSGLIGEYLIEELARIPVEVEYASEFRYRNPILRPGTVVLAVSQSGETADTLAAMREAKRKGARVLGICNVVGSTIARESDGGVYIHAGPEIGVASTKAFTSQVAALALLTLYLGRLGELSPELGAELTRELSTIPDKMERILANADAIRSIARAYAHHNNFLYLGRGVNFPVALEGALKLKEISYIHAEGYPAAEMKHGPIALIDENMPVVFICTQDSAYEKVLSNMEEVRARKGKIIAVACEGDEVVAQKADHVLFVPHALGPLMPLLAVIPLQLLAYYIAVERGCDVDQPRNLAKSVTVE